The following nucleotide sequence is from Dehalogenimonas formicexedens.
CGGCATAATTTTCCTCATCATCGAACAAAAAAACGCCAAAGTCCGTTTCCACGCCACCCAATCCATCTTAATCTTCGGCCCGCTCTCAGTCGCGGGATGGATCCTCGGCTGGATCCCGGTTTCGGGCGGAGTCCTTTCATTTCTCGTGTCCATCGTAGCCCTGGTGCTCTGGATAGTATTAATGGTCAAAACATACCGGGGCGACGAGTTTGAAATACCGGTAGTCAGCAACCTGGCCAGGCAACTAACAGGAATATCCGCAACTCCCCCATCCCAGATCAATGAGATTCGAACCAGGAGCAGCCTCAATGCTCCGAGTGAGCCAGCCGATTCGCGGAAATACGTTCCGGGCAGCCGGGTGGGAAGGCTGGTGGGTTCCAGCATTCTAATCGCCTGGTACTCGGCGCTACTAATATTGATGAATTTCTACCACCAGTACATCGCGATTTACCATGGTAACACCTCGAACGGCGTCACCACATGGACCAGGGATCCAATTCTGAACCAGGATTTCCACCAGTGGTTGCCGATCCTGAATGTTGCCCTGTTTGTAGGCATAGCAGGAAATATCATGACCATTGTCTGGGACAAATACCTGCTCCGGGAACCCGTCAAGATGGTCATCGACATTTTTTCCCTCGCTGCGATCGTCAGTCTGATAAACACCTTCCCGTTCGATTTCAGTTCGTTCCCG
It contains:
- a CDS encoding DUF4870 domain-containing protein encodes the protein MEISPEERKKIYEEEEARIEGEAQATIKPMDPSQKTSLGLSQNIEAFLCYLGMWVTGIIFLIIEQKNAKVRFHATQSILIFGPLSVAGWILGWIPVSGGVLSFLVSIVALVLWIVLMVKTYRGDEFEIPVVSNLARQLTGISATPPSQINEIRTRSSLNAPSEPADSRKYVPGSRVGRLVGSSILIAWYSALLILMNFYHQYIAIYHGNTSNGVTTWTRDPILNQDFHQWLPILNVALFVGIAGNIMTIVWDKYLLREPVKMVIDIFSLAAIVSLINTFPFDFSSFPDALSIDATRVGVRVVLILAAVGTGIGILVRFIKFIANLSTGRTSYQP